In one Aeromicrobium wangtongii genomic region, the following are encoded:
- a CDS encoding right-handed parallel beta-helix repeat-containing protein → MPKYAAISGLIAVLLIASASAGCSGSDEDAPAPAGGCPDGRVVKTSAELADELAAAKAGDVIVVAPGAYGGSFVADRAGEASAPIVLCGESSAVLDGGERGYTLHLDGVSHWRVQGLTVRGGAKGIVLDQSSDNQIVDVTVERTGEEGIHLRRGSSRNLVERSRISGTGTTRPDIGEGIYIGSAESNWCSLTDCEPDRSDANAVIGNRIENTTAETIDIKEGASDGVVRGNHLDGAGSTRADSLIDVKGNGWTIEKNTGAASPGNGAAVFEILDGWGRANVFRDNRFEVPATRWAVEVFGAARAGGNVVACSNAALVAGRPAPDRVAPQGCTG, encoded by the coding sequence GTGCCGAAATACGCTGCAATCTCCGGCCTGATCGCGGTGCTGCTGATCGCGTCGGCATCGGCGGGGTGCTCGGGCTCCGATGAGGACGCCCCTGCTCCGGCCGGCGGCTGCCCCGACGGCCGGGTCGTCAAGACGTCCGCCGAGCTCGCCGACGAGCTGGCCGCCGCGAAGGCCGGTGACGTGATCGTGGTGGCCCCGGGCGCCTATGGGGGGTCGTTCGTCGCGGACCGTGCGGGGGAGGCGTCGGCCCCGATCGTCCTGTGCGGCGAGTCGTCCGCCGTGCTGGACGGGGGCGAGCGGGGGTACACGCTGCACCTCGACGGCGTCAGCCACTGGCGTGTGCAGGGACTCACGGTGCGCGGTGGGGCGAAGGGCATCGTGCTGGATCAGTCGTCGGACAACCAGATCGTCGACGTGACGGTCGAGCGCACGGGCGAGGAGGGCATCCACCTGCGCCGCGGGAGCAGCCGCAACCTGGTCGAGCGGTCCCGGATCTCCGGCACGGGGACGACCCGGCCCGACATCGGTGAAGGGATCTACATCGGCTCTGCCGAGAGCAACTGGTGCTCGCTCACCGACTGCGAGCCGGATCGAAGCGATGCCAATGCGGTGATAGGCAACAGGATCGAGAACACGACGGCAGAGACGATCGACATCAAGGAGGGTGCGTCGGACGGCGTCGTGCGGGGCAACCACCTCGACGGTGCGGGCAGCACGAGGGCCGACTCGCTGATCGACGTCAAGGGCAACGGCTGGACGATCGAGAAGAACACCGGAGCCGCGTCGCCCGGCAACGGGGCTGCCGTGTTCGAGATCCTCGACGGCTGGGGTCGGGCCAATGTGTTCCGTGACAACCGCTTCGAGGTGCCGGCCACCAGGTGGGCGGTCGAGGTGTTCGGTGCGGCGCGGGCGGGCGGAAATGTCGTGGCCTGCAGCAACGCCGCCCTCGTCGCCGGACGTCCCGCGCCGGACCGGGTCGCGCCGCAGGGCTGCACGGGCTAG
- a CDS encoding NADH-quinone oxidoreductase subunit M, translated as MILTILAATPIAGALILALVPRGTTDHLPAKVIALGVSLITLALSLVVLAKYEPTSGGYQLTQEHTWIKAFGAHYAVGVNGIAITLVLLTTILVPIVILASFDDRLPDPRGVNAYFAWMLAVEGLAIGAFIATDVFLFYVLFEATLIPLYFLIGTFGGGNRSYAAVKFLIYNLVGGLLMLAAIVGLYVVSARQGDASYLLTDLKELDLGQNTERLLFLGFMAAFAIKAPLWPLHTWLPDAAGQATPGTSVLMVSVVDKIGTFGMITWCLNLFPEAADWASPVIITLAVISIIYGALLAIGQDDIRRLVAFTSVSHFGFIILGIFAFTSTSMAGSTLYMFNHGLSTAALFLVTGVMIARRGSARISDFGGVQKIAPIMSGVLLIAGLSSLSLPGLAPFVSEFLVLAGTFTVSIPAAVFATLGIVLAALYVLIMYQRTMTGPLAPGAEGVTELRPLEIAALTPAIMLIIGLGFFPQPVLNAINPAIDTVVSHIGKGDPAPKTPTPIDAGTTESTGHEEGGH; from the coding sequence ATGATCCTCACGATCCTGGCCGCGACCCCGATCGCGGGCGCGCTGATCCTCGCCCTCGTGCCACGCGGCACGACCGATCACCTGCCCGCCAAGGTGATCGCCCTCGGCGTCTCGCTGATCACGCTGGCGTTGTCGCTGGTCGTGCTGGCCAAGTACGAGCCGACGTCCGGTGGGTACCAGCTGACCCAGGAGCACACCTGGATCAAGGCCTTCGGCGCGCACTACGCGGTCGGCGTCAACGGCATCGCGATCACGCTGGTGCTGCTGACCACGATCCTGGTGCCGATCGTCATCCTGGCCTCCTTCGACGACCGGCTCCCCGATCCGCGGGGCGTCAACGCCTACTTCGCCTGGATGCTCGCCGTCGAGGGTCTGGCGATCGGCGCATTCATCGCGACCGATGTCTTCTTGTTCTACGTCCTGTTCGAGGCGACGCTGATCCCGCTGTACTTCCTGATCGGAACGTTCGGGGGAGGCAACAGGTCCTACGCGGCGGTCAAGTTCTTGATCTACAACCTGGTCGGTGGCCTGCTGATGCTCGCCGCGATCGTGGGCCTGTACGTCGTCAGCGCCCGTCAGGGGGACGCGTCGTACCTGCTGACCGATCTCAAGGAGCTCGACCTGGGCCAGAACACCGAGCGACTGCTGTTCCTGGGCTTCATGGCGGCGTTCGCGATCAAGGCGCCGCTGTGGCCGCTGCACACCTGGCTGCCGGACGCCGCGGGTCAGGCGACCCCGGGCACCTCGGTGCTGATGGTCAGTGTCGTGGACAAGATCGGCACGTTCGGCATGATCACCTGGTGCCTGAACCTGTTCCCCGAGGCGGCCGACTGGGCGAGCCCGGTCATCATCACGCTCGCGGTGATCAGCATCATCTACGGCGCGCTGCTGGCGATCGGGCAGGACGACATCCGCCGGCTCGTCGCCTTCACCTCGGTGTCGCACTTCGGCTTCATCATCCTGGGCATCTTCGCGTTCACGTCGACCTCGATGGCCGGCTCCACGCTGTACATGTTCAACCACGGCCTCTCCACGGCCGCCCTGTTCCTGGTCACCGGCGTCATGATCGCGCGGCGCGGCTCGGCGCGGATCTCCGACTTCGGTGGCGTGCAGAAGATCGCGCCGATCATGTCGGGCGTCCTGCTGATCGCGGGCCTGTCCAGCCTGTCGTTGCCGGGGCTGGCGCCGTTCGTCTCGGAGTTCCTGGTGCTCGCCGGCACGTTCACGGTGTCGATTCCCGCAGCGGTGTTCGCGACGCTCGGCATCGTGCTGGCGGCGCTGTACGTCCTGATCATGTACCAGCGCACGATGACCGGACCGCTGGCTCCGGGCGCCGAGGGGGTCACCGAGCTGCGTCCGCTGGAGATCGCGGCGCTGACCCCCGCGATCATGCTCATCATCGGGCTCGGCTTCTTCCCGCAGCCCGTGCTCAACGCCATCAACCCCGCGATCGACACGGTGGTCAGCCACATCGGCAAGGGTGACCCGGCGCCGAAGACACCCACACCGATCGACGCCGGCACCACCGAGTCGACCGGCCACGAAGAAGGGGGGCACTGA
- the rarD gene encoding EamA family transporter RarD: protein MNDSRSGVGFGVAAYLCWGFFPLYWPLLDPAGSLEVLAHRFVWSMVFVLVAITAMRKWPAILAIARDRRLMLILGIASVTIAFNWGGFIYGVTNGHVIETSLGYFINPLVTVLLGVFVLKETLRPVQWLAVAIGAAAVVVLTIDYGRLPWVALLVAFSFAIYGFLKKKADLGAFESLGMETAILFPVALTFLIVLQLRGNLTFGHEGPANMMLLIGTGIVTAIPLLLFGAAATRLSLTTTGLLQYLGPILQFATGLLIFREDMTGARWAGFVLVWLALAIFTVDAISSRRRIVAEPAPL, encoded by the coding sequence GTGAACGACTCCAGAAGTGGCGTGGGCTTCGGGGTCGCCGCCTACCTGTGCTGGGGATTCTTCCCCTTGTACTGGCCGCTGCTCGACCCCGCCGGATCGCTCGAGGTGCTGGCCCACCGCTTCGTCTGGTCGATGGTCTTCGTCCTCGTGGCGATCACCGCGATGCGCAAGTGGCCGGCCATCCTCGCGATCGCCCGTGACCGCCGGCTGATGCTGATCCTGGGCATCGCCTCGGTGACGATCGCCTTCAACTGGGGCGGTTTCATCTACGGCGTGACCAACGGGCACGTCATCGAGACCTCGCTGGGCTACTTCATCAACCCGCTCGTGACGGTGCTGCTGGGTGTGTTCGTGCTGAAGGAGACCCTGCGTCCCGTGCAGTGGCTGGCCGTCGCGATCGGCGCCGCCGCCGTCGTGGTGCTGACGATCGACTACGGCCGCCTGCCGTGGGTCGCGCTGCTGGTCGCGTTCTCGTTCGCGATCTACGGATTCCTCAAGAAGAAGGCCGACCTCGGCGCCTTCGAGAGCCTCGGCATGGAGACCGCGATCCTGTTCCCGGTCGCCCTGACCTTCCTGATCGTGCTGCAGCTGCGCGGCAACCTGACCTTCGGGCACGAGGGACCGGCCAACATGATGCTGCTGATCGGCACCGGCATCGTCACGGCCATCCCGCTGCTGCTGTTCGGCGCCGCGGCCACGCGGCTCTCCCTGACGACCACGGGTCTGCTGCAGTACCTCGGACCGATCCTGCAGTTCGCGACGGGCCTGCTGATCTTCCGCGAGGACATGACCGGCGCCCGCTGGGCCGGCTTCGTCCTCGTCTGGCTGGCACTGGCCATCTTCACCGTGGACGCGATCAGCAGCCGCCGTCGGATCGTCGCCGAGCCCGCGCCGCTCTAG
- a CDS encoding right-handed parallel beta-helix repeat-containing protein — MNTLPDHRLTPDERGDPASPRRTLVAFAAIVVVVVGAAVAITAASNEAKPSEQRPPAAAASPAPVTRTPAPGDIAQADLVDEEDRRLQSAVSGGTGRRGGVTTVVLEPREVGAYGVDDLIALGAASRQGRTITLRRPVVVPSGVSLRIHAPGATLRLAGSAAGPASVVAWGGSLTVSGTAAKPVQVIGWDRATRAPDVDETDGRGYLRVHSGRLAVKHASLEHLGFWSGRTGGLAATGTSFAPSKAQILDVSITAPHIGVYLADTRKVAISRTRVQDADRDGIQLDRSTGTRISDVTVAGSGLSGIRARYRSDRLSLSGGSVTGSAAYGIVADGRPRATGPNPAGRSVVNATGLTLTGTTVTDNRKGGVRIFGTNDASVDGLKADEDRAALQVIGRSSGTSVHDSVITSRRGAAIAVAGGALRVTVVGSTVAGTTSGITIADADVDVSGTALTIAKGHAVQVTDRRGTGSAKGNTVSGAGPHAFELADGADGFTVSDNDAQRWRTTHPRIEWIEHNPFALLWALILVVPALGLRFVVRRHRRHRDLRRLAEETVIAMARARRQGPAEIPDPLAQPPRAERPAPASLMGAPAAIVPAPPAPQAPRLVEANRIITRGTMGQFRSAHDLAVHAVLEGGKSPHDVARTLRVPVAVVTSWVDASRSGPT; from the coding sequence GTGAACACCCTCCCGGACCACCGGCTGACGCCGGACGAGCGTGGCGACCCAGCCAGTCCCCGGCGCACGCTGGTGGCCTTCGCGGCGATCGTCGTGGTCGTCGTCGGTGCCGCCGTCGCGATCACGGCCGCATCCAACGAGGCCAAGCCCTCCGAGCAGCGTCCGCCGGCGGCTGCCGCCTCCCCAGCACCGGTGACCAGGACCCCCGCACCCGGCGACATCGCCCAGGCCGATCTCGTCGACGAGGAGGACCGCCGCCTGCAGTCTGCTGTCTCCGGAGGAACCGGTCGGCGGGGCGGCGTCACGACGGTGGTGCTGGAGCCCCGGGAGGTCGGCGCGTACGGCGTGGACGACCTGATCGCGCTCGGGGCCGCCAGCCGCCAGGGACGCACGATCACCCTCCGGCGTCCCGTGGTCGTCCCGTCGGGCGTCTCACTGAGGATCCACGCACCGGGAGCCACCCTGCGTCTTGCCGGAAGCGCTGCGGGCCCGGCCAGCGTCGTCGCGTGGGGCGGGTCACTGACCGTGTCGGGCACTGCGGCCAAACCGGTGCAGGTCATCGGGTGGGATCGCGCGACCAGGGCGCCGGACGTGGACGAGACCGACGGGCGCGGCTACCTCCGGGTCCATTCCGGACGGCTCGCGGTCAAGCACGCCTCGCTGGAGCATCTCGGCTTCTGGAGCGGTCGCACCGGCGGGCTGGCGGCGACCGGGACGAGCTTCGCCCCGTCGAAGGCGCAGATCCTCGATGTCAGCATCACGGCGCCCCACATCGGGGTCTACCTCGCGGACACCCGCAAGGTTGCGATCAGCCGGACTCGCGTACAGGACGCCGACCGGGACGGCATCCAGCTCGACCGGTCGACGGGGACGCGCATCAGCGATGTCACCGTCGCCGGGTCCGGGCTGAGCGGCATCCGGGCCCGCTACCGCAGCGACCGGTTGTCGCTCTCCGGCGGCTCGGTCACCGGCAGCGCGGCCTACGGGATAGTCGCGGACGGGCGGCCGCGCGCGACGGGGCCGAATCCGGCCGGCCGCAGCGTGGTCAACGCGACCGGGCTGACCCTCACGGGAACGACGGTCACCGACAACCGCAAGGGCGGGGTCCGGATCTTTGGGACGAACGACGCCTCGGTGGACGGTTTGAAGGCCGATGAGGATCGTGCGGCCCTGCAGGTCATCGGGCGATCCAGCGGGACCTCGGTGCATGACAGCGTGATCACGTCCCGGCGCGGCGCCGCGATCGCCGTGGCGGGCGGGGCGCTGAGGGTCACCGTGGTCGGCAGCACCGTGGCCGGCACGACCTCGGGCATCACGATCGCCGATGCGGACGTCGACGTCTCCGGCACCGCGCTCACGATCGCCAAGGGACACGCTGTGCAGGTCACCGACCGACGTGGCACGGGCTCGGCGAAGGGCAACACCGTCTCCGGCGCCGGGCCGCACGCCTTCGAGCTGGCCGATGGCGCCGACGGCTTCACTGTCAGCGACAACGACGCGCAACGGTGGCGGACGACCCACCCCCGGATCGAGTGGATCGAGCACAACCCGTTCGCCCTGCTGTGGGCGCTGATCCTGGTCGTCCCCGCACTGGGCCTGCGCTTCGTCGTACGGCGACACCGCAGGCACCGGGATCTGCGCCGCCTCGCAGAGGAGACCGTCATCGCGATGGCCCGCGCCCGCCGGCAGGGGCCTGCCGAGATCCCGGATCCCCTGGCGCAGCCGCCACGAGCAGAGCGACCAGCTCCGGCGTCGTTGATGGGCGCGCCGGCGGCGATCGTCCCCGCGCCGCCCGCGCCGCAGGCACCCCGGCTGGTCGAGGCCAACCGGATCATCACGCGCGGCACCATGGGGCAGTTCCGCTCCGCCCACGATCTGGCGGTCCACGCCGTCCTCGAGGGTGGCAAGTCACCCCATGACGTGGCGCGGACCCTTCGGGTGCCGGTCGCGGTCGTGACCAGCTGGGTCGACGCGAGCAGGTCCGGACCGACCTGA
- a CDS encoding glycosyltransferase, whose protein sequence is MQWAAHGGSLTWLVPFGVFGAISWGIWLVRRVLSAITRPTVNEFETSVTVVVPSFHEDPDVLMRCLATWRHQAPDRILVVLDVADTEAQQRIEALGDPALEAVMFVHRGKRSALGAGLRMVDTELVVLVDSDTAWDEGLLAAVQMPFVDPAVGAVSTRQNVYRPTTSIWRRVADWIIDLRYCDYAPAMGRYGGVICASGRTAAYRTDVIVPHLDALENETFRGRRCVAGDDGRLTWIVLSQGFRVGHQDSARALSMFPGTFRAFVKQRVRWSRNSYRCYLTAIRNGWIFRVPLISQLTVMQILFTPLTMAVAVVYVALTVRSDHPLPAVALACGWVVVGRGIRSLSHLRRRPQDIWLLPVVTVVVAFIALPIKVYALVTMNKQGWLTRSEDTIGGEGQDEASVALGRQP, encoded by the coding sequence ATGCAGTGGGCAGCTCACGGCGGTTCATTGACCTGGCTCGTGCCGTTCGGAGTCTTCGGCGCGATCTCCTGGGGTATCTGGCTGGTGCGCCGAGTGCTGTCGGCGATCACCCGCCCGACCGTCAACGAGTTCGAGACGTCGGTGACGGTCGTCGTGCCGTCTTTCCACGAGGACCCGGACGTGCTGATGCGCTGCCTGGCCACCTGGCGTCACCAGGCGCCCGATCGCATCCTCGTGGTGCTGGACGTCGCCGACACCGAGGCGCAGCAACGGATCGAGGCGTTGGGCGATCCCGCGTTGGAGGCGGTGATGTTCGTGCATCGCGGCAAACGATCCGCGCTGGGCGCCGGCCTGCGCATGGTCGACACCGAGCTGGTCGTGCTGGTGGACTCCGACACGGCATGGGACGAAGGGTTGCTGGCGGCGGTGCAGATGCCGTTCGTCGACCCGGCGGTCGGTGCCGTGAGCACGCGGCAGAACGTGTACCGCCCGACCACCAGCATCTGGCGACGGGTGGCCGACTGGATCATCGATCTGCGCTACTGCGACTATGCGCCGGCGATGGGACGCTACGGGGGTGTCATCTGTGCCTCCGGGCGCACCGCTGCGTACCGGACCGATGTCATCGTCCCCCACCTGGATGCGCTCGAGAACGAGACGTTCCGGGGCCGCCGGTGCGTCGCCGGTGACGACGGGCGACTGACCTGGATCGTCCTGTCCCAGGGCTTCCGGGTCGGCCATCAGGACAGCGCACGAGCGTTGTCGATGTTTCCCGGGACGTTTCGCGCCTTCGTCAAGCAGCGGGTCCGGTGGAGCCGGAACTCCTACCGCTGCTACCTGACGGCCATCCGCAACGGCTGGATCTTCCGGGTCCCGCTGATCTCGCAGCTCACGGTCATGCAGATCCTGTTCACCCCCCTCACGATGGCGGTGGCCGTGGTCTACGTCGCCCTCACCGTGCGCAGCGACCATCCGCTGCCGGCCGTCGCGCTGGCCTGCGGGTGGGTCGTCGTCGGACGTGGCATCCGCAGCCTCTCGCACCTGCGGCGGCGACCCCAGGACATCTGGTTGCTTCCCGTGGTCACCGTGGTGGTCGCGTTCATCGCCCTGCCGATCAAGGTGTATGCGCTGGTCACCATGAACAAGCAGGGGTGGCTCACCCGTTCCGAGGACACCATCGGCGGCGAGGGTCAGGACGAGGCCAGCGTCGCGTTGGGGCGCCAGCCGTGA
- a CDS encoding polyprenyl synthetase family protein, with translation MSTLGVSFADTALESRVLAGVDAVESQLTAAVDSSSPFVAEAAAHLLNAGGKRFRPLLVMLSAEFGDPSRAEVARAAVVVELTHLATLYHDDVMDEAPLRRGAPSANSRWDNSVAILVGDYLFAQASDLVSDLGTDAVRIQARTFSRLVQGQIRETIGPDADEDALAHYLSVVADKTGSLIATSARFGAMMAGAPEDVQVTLTEFGERIGAAFQLADDIIDVASETGDSGKTPGTDLREGVPTLPTLIALRSTDPADARLRSLLSKPLTDDDEHAEALTLLRAHPAMTEARAYVQAEADAASVLLAKLPDSPARSALQELCDTVVTRLG, from the coding sequence GTGTCCACTCTGGGTGTCTCGTTCGCCGACACTGCCCTCGAGAGCCGAGTTCTCGCGGGGGTGGATGCGGTCGAGTCGCAGCTGACCGCGGCAGTCGACTCGTCCTCGCCGTTCGTGGCCGAGGCAGCCGCCCACCTGCTCAATGCCGGTGGCAAGCGGTTCCGCCCGCTGCTGGTGATGCTGAGCGCGGAGTTCGGCGACCCGTCCCGCGCGGAGGTGGCTCGAGCCGCCGTCGTCGTGGAGCTGACGCACCTGGCGACGCTCTACCACGACGACGTCATGGACGAGGCCCCGTTGCGCCGGGGTGCCCCGAGCGCCAACTCGCGCTGGGACAACTCGGTGGCGATCCTGGTCGGCGACTATCTCTTCGCCCAGGCATCCGACCTGGTGTCCGACCTCGGCACCGATGCGGTGCGCATCCAGGCGCGCACGTTCTCACGTCTGGTGCAGGGGCAGATCCGCGAGACGATCGGGCCCGACGCCGACGAGGACGCCCTGGCGCACTACCTCTCCGTGGTCGCGGACAAGACCGGCTCGCTGATCGCGACCTCCGCCCGGTTCGGTGCCATGATGGCCGGCGCCCCCGAGGACGTCCAGGTGACGCTCACCGAGTTCGGCGAGCGCATCGGCGCTGCCTTCCAGCTGGCCGATGACATCATCGACGTCGCCAGCGAGACCGGCGACTCGGGCAAGACGCCGGGCACCGATCTTCGCGAAGGCGTCCCGACGCTGCCCACGCTCATCGCGCTGCGCTCGACCGATCCGGCCGACGCGCGGCTGCGGTCGCTGCTGTCCAAACCGCTGACCGATGACGACGAGCACGCCGAGGCGCTCACGCTGCTGCGCGCCCACCCGGCGATGACCGAGGCGCGCGCCTATGTGCAGGCCGAGGCCGATGCCGCGAGCGTCCTGCTGGCCAAGCTCCCGGACTCTCCCGCACGCTCGGCACTGCAGGAGCTGTGCGACACCGTCGTCACCCGCCTCGGCTGA
- the nuoN gene encoding NADH-quinone oxidoreductase subunit NuoN — translation MITSLLSADLPPIAAPEIQYSLLGPLFIIAGAAVLGVVVEAFWPRGSRFVVQTGLAVVAIVAAIVDTVLVYNDLDRIEAALQARGQVAAEGALSIDGPGVFAWGSLLVFGLLSMMLFAERRLEGGMSAFTGRAADAPGSAAEAEAVKLRVEHSEIFPLALFALVGMMLFATANDLLTMFVALEVLSLPLYLLCGLARRRRLLSQEAALKYFLLGAFSSVFFLYGIALAYGYSGSFDLAAIDRAVTNRTGGENMLLAATALIAVGLLFKIGAAPFHTWTPDVYQGAPTPVTAFMAAGTKAAAFLALLRVFFVAFGGSSWDWRPMIVAIAIITMFLGAVVSISQTDVKRMLAYSSIAHAGFLLVGFVGVYAGVAGSDRITSVSSVLFYLAVYGLSSIGAFAVVTLVRDSGGETTHLSKWAGLGRTSPWLAGSFAVFMLSFAGIPLTGGFIGKWGVFSAAYSGGFWWLVVIGVLISALAAYFYVRVIVLMFFTDPVGDGPTVAVPSALTTVVIVVAVLGTVGLGIIPGPVLDLAQHAGAFVR, via the coding sequence ATGATCACGTCGTTGTTGTCGGCCGATCTGCCGCCCATCGCCGCGCCCGAGATCCAGTACTCGCTGCTGGGCCCGCTGTTCATCATCGCCGGGGCCGCAGTGCTCGGCGTCGTCGTCGAGGCGTTCTGGCCCCGGGGTTCCAGGTTCGTGGTGCAGACCGGTCTGGCGGTCGTCGCGATCGTGGCCGCGATCGTCGACACCGTCCTGGTCTACAACGACCTGGACCGGATCGAGGCCGCGCTGCAGGCTCGCGGTCAGGTGGCCGCCGAGGGCGCCCTGTCGATCGACGGACCGGGCGTCTTCGCGTGGGGCAGCCTGCTGGTCTTCGGGCTGCTCAGCATGATGCTGTTCGCCGAGCGCCGGCTCGAGGGCGGCATGAGCGCCTTCACCGGACGTGCTGCGGACGCGCCCGGGTCCGCGGCAGAGGCCGAGGCGGTCAAGCTGCGCGTCGAGCACAGCGAGATCTTCCCGCTCGCCCTGTTCGCGCTGGTCGGCATGATGCTGTTCGCCACGGCGAACGACCTGCTGACGATGTTCGTCGCGCTCGAGGTCCTGTCGCTGCCGCTGTACCTGCTGTGCGGGCTGGCCCGCCGACGTCGCCTGCTGAGCCAGGAGGCCGCGCTCAAGTACTTCCTGCTCGGGGCGTTCTCGTCGGTGTTCTTCCTGTACGGCATCGCGCTGGCCTATGGCTACTCCGGCAGCTTCGACCTGGCGGCGATCGACCGGGCCGTCACCAACCGCACCGGCGGCGAGAACATGCTGCTCGCGGCGACCGCGCTCATCGCGGTCGGGCTGCTGTTCAAGATCGGCGCCGCCCCGTTCCACACGTGGACACCCGATGTCTACCAGGGCGCCCCGACGCCGGTGACCGCCTTCATGGCCGCCGGCACCAAGGCGGCGGCCTTCCTCGCGCTGCTGCGGGTGTTCTTCGTGGCCTTCGGCGGATCGTCGTGGGACTGGCGTCCCATGATCGTGGCCATCGCGATCATCACGATGTTCCTGGGCGCCGTCGTGTCGATCTCGCAGACCGACGTCAAGCGGATGCTGGCCTACTCCTCGATCGCCCACGCGGGCTTCCTGCTGGTCGGGTTCGTCGGCGTCTACGCGGGCGTCGCCGGTTCCGACCGCATCACCTCGGTGTCCAGTGTCCTGTTCTACCTCGCGGTCTACGGGCTGTCGTCCATCGGCGCCTTCGCCGTCGTCACGCTGGTGCGTGACTCCGGTGGCGAGACGACCCACCTGTCGAAGTGGGCAGGTCTGGGCAGGACCTCGCCGTGGCTGGCGGGCTCGTTCGCGGTGTTCATGCTGTCGTTCGCAGGCATCCCGCTGACCGGCGGCTTCATCGGCAAGTGGGGCGTCTTCAGCGCCGCGTACTCCGGCGGCTTCTGGTGGCTCGTGGTCATCGGCGTGCTGATCAGCGCACTGGCGGCCTACTTCTACGTGCGGGTCATCGTGCTGATGTTCTTCACCGATCCGGTCGGCGACGGCCCGACGGTCGCCGTGCCCAGCGCGCTGACTACCGTGGTGATCGTCGTCGCTGTGTTGGGCACGGTCGGACTCGGTATCATTCCGGGACCGGTGCTGGACCTCGCGCAGCATGCGGGCGCATTCGTGCGCTGA